A genome region from Chloroflexota bacterium includes the following:
- a CDS encoding M48 family metalloprotease: MAVVPRAGGDPMLAGEASSVAVLAIWIVVALRETLRGRRLARALAGRSAPIAAAGVACRVVRGGGRHAFVLGAIRPQIYVGDELIETLDTEELRAVLLHEDHHRRTFAPLRAAALEAWLTMVGRSATARTVLLARLTDLEEEADAAALRRGADPSALASALLKADSSLALGVSFAAVSAQRLRTLVALANGAAQVDAPCLPYEWLPGATIAIVVLACHLSGLPPLA; the protein is encoded by the coding sequence TTGGCTGTCGTTCCCCGGGCGGGTGGCGACCCGATGCTGGCGGGCGAAGCCTCGAGCGTCGCGGTGCTCGCGATCTGGATCGTCGTCGCGCTCCGAGAGACGCTCCGTGGGCGCCGCCTCGCGCGGGCCCTCGCTGGTCGGTCCGCCCCTATCGCCGCGGCAGGGGTGGCGTGCCGGGTCGTCCGAGGTGGGGGCCGGCACGCGTTTGTCCTTGGCGCGATCCGACCGCAGATCTATGTCGGGGACGAGCTGATAGAGACCCTCGATACGGAGGAGCTGCGAGCCGTCCTCCTCCATGAGGACCACCACCGGCGAACATTCGCGCCGCTCCGGGCTGCCGCGCTCGAAGCCTGGCTGACGATGGTTGGTCGCTCGGCAACCGCGCGGACCGTGTTGCTGGCCCGACTCACCGATCTCGAGGAGGAGGCCGACGCGGCCGCGCTTCGCCGTGGGGCGGACCCGTCTGCGCTCGCGAGCGCGCTCCTCAAGGCGGACTCCAGCCTCGCCCTCGGCGTCTCGTTCGCCGCCGTGTCGGCGCAGCGCCTGCGGACTCTCGTCGCGCTCGCGAATGGGGCCGCGCAGGTGGACGCGCCTTGCCTTCCGTACGAGTGGCTTCCCGGTGCCACCATCGCGATCGTCGTGCTGGCCTGTCATCTAAGCGGACTCCCCCCACTCGCCTGA